The window TTGCAAGCCTTGCGCCGGGTCATCTTGCCCCAGGCCATGCGGGTCATCATTCCGCCGGTCGGCAACGAGTTCATCGGCATGGTGAAAATGACCTCGCTGGCGAGCGTCATCCAGTACTCGGAGTTGCTCTACAACGCGCAGAACATCTACTACGCCAACGCCCGCGTGATGGAGCTGCTGATCGTCGCCGGTATCTGGTACCTGGCCACCGTCACCGTCCTGTCCTTCGGTCAAAGCCGTCTGGAGCGTCGTTTCGCTCGCGGCGCCGGCAAGCGTTCTTGAGGAATCCGACATGAGAAGCATCGTCAAGGCCGTGAGCCTGAACAAGTATTACGACCAGTTCCACGCGCTCAAGGACGTCAACATCGAAGTCGAGCAAGGCGAAGTGCTGTGCATCATCGGCCCGTCCGGCTCCGGCAAGAGCACCTTGCTGCGCTGCGTCAACCAACTGGAAAAGATCGACAAGGGTGGCCTGTGGGTCGACGGCGAACTGGTGGGTTACCGCGTCGTCGGCAACAAACTGCACGAACTCAACGAGTCGCAGATCGCCCGCCAGCGCCTGTCCACCGGCATGGTGTTCCAGAGGTTCAACCTGTTCCCGCACATGACTGTGCTGCAAAACATCATCGAAGGCCCCTGCCAGGTGCTCAAGCGTTCGCCCAAAGAAGCGCACGAAGAAGCCCTGGAACTGCTGGCCCGCGTCGGCCTGGCCGACAAACGCAACAGCTACCCGATCGAGCTGTCGGGTGGTCAGCAACAACGCGTGGCCATTGCTCGTGCCTTGGCCATGCGTCCCAAGCTGATGCTGTTCGATGAACCCACTTCGGCACTCGACCCGGAACTGGTCGGTGAGGTGCTGTCGGTGATGCGCGATCTGGCGCAGACCGGCATGACCATGATCGTCGTCACCCATGAACTGGGCTTCGCTCGCGAGGTTTCCAACCGCATGGTGTTCATGGACGGCGGGCAGATCGTGGAGGCTGGAAGCCCCGAAGAAATTCTAATAAGTCCGCAAAACCCACGCACCCAAAGCTTCATTTCTGCCGTTCGAACCTAAGCGTCTGTTGGCGCTCACAACACTCATAAGAGAACGACCATGAAGAACTTCGTCATCCCAGCAGTACTCGCAGGCGTCATGGCCTCCGGCTTCAGTTTCGCCGCCGAATTGCCGGCCAGCATCAAGGAAAAAGGCGAGATCGTCGTCGCGATCATGCCGAACTACCCGCCGATGGATTTCAAGGACCCGGCCACGAACACCCTCACCGGCCTCGACTATGACCTGGGCAACGCCCTGGCCGAGCGCTTGGGTGTGAAGATCAAATGGCAGGAAACCGGCTTCGAGCAAATGATCAACGCGCTGACCACCGACCGCGTGGACATGGTGCTGTCGGGCATGACCGACACCGCCGAGCGTCAGGCCAGCGTGACCTTCGTCGACTACTTCACCAGCGGCCCACAGTTCTACACCTTGCAGAAAAACAAGGACACCAACGAGATCGTCGACCTGTGCGGCAAGAAAGTCGGCACCAGCCGTCGCACCACGTTCCCGGCGGAAATCGCCGAGTGGAGCAAGGCCAACTGTGAAGCCGCCGGCAAGCCTGCGATCAACGTGATCGGCACCGAAGGCTCGGCCGACGCCCGCGCACAACTGCGTCAGAGCCGTATCGATGCGGCGATGCAGGGCAGTGAAACCCTGTCGTATCTCAAAACCCAGGAAAAGGACATGTACAAGACCGTGGGCCTGCCGATCTCCGAGCAGTTCACCGGCCTTGGCGTGAGCAAGAAAAAGCCTGAGCTGAGTGAAGCGGTGAAAGTTGCGCTGCAAAGCATGATCGACGACGGCAGCTATCAGGCGATCCTGAAGAAGTGGGACCTGGAACTGGGCGCGATCAAGACTGTGACGATTAACGCCGGGAAATAAAGGTCGCCTCAGAACCACTGTAGGAGCGAGCCTGCTCGCGATGAGGCCTTTCAGTCGACATCAATGCTGAATGACAGACCGCTATCGCGAGCAGGCTCGCTCCTACAGGGGCTGGTGTTAACTTGAATATTGTTGGAGCACCTTACAGATGTCCTCCTCACCCCAACCCACCTGGCCCGACCAGCACAAGGCCTGTCTGGCCCTGGCCTTCGACCTTGATGGGCCGACCGGCGATGCCATGCTCAACGGCTCGATCTGGCGCAAGCCCGAGTACTTCGGTTTCGGTGGCTACGGTCCTTATCGGGCATTGCCACGGATTCTGGATCTGCTCGATGAGTTCAAAATCCCGACGACGTTTTTCGTCCCGGCCTGGGTCGTGGAAAACTGGCCGAGACAGTGCCAGGCGATTGTCGAGCGCGGGCATGAGGTGGCGTATCACGGCTACAAACACGAATCTTTTTACGCCCTGACGCTGGAACAGCAAAAGGACGTGATGAAGCTGTCCCGCGAGGTGTTCTGGAAGCACCTGCACATCCGTGCCGAAGGCTTTCGCACACCGTCCGGCGACTGGCGCGCCGAAACCCCGGCAATGCTGGTGGAAGCTGGCGTGACCTACTCCAGCAGCATGCGCGGCGATGATCGTCCCTATCTGGTCAACGTACCCGGCCACGCCACGCCACTGGTGGAAATCCCCGGGCGCTGGGAAATGGACGATTACGCCTCCCTCGCCTACACCCGTGCGCCGAACTTCCCTTCAGGGCTGGACCGCACCGCGAGCTACGAGCTGACCCTCGACAACTGGTGCCGTGAATTCGACGGCGCGATGAACGAAGGCTTGTGCCTGACCACCTTGTTCCACCCCAAGATCACCGGCAAACCGGGGCGCATCCTGTTGCTGGAAAAACTCTTCGAACACATGCGCCAACGCGAGGACGTGTGGTTCGCCACCTGCCGCGATGTCGCCCACTGGTGGCTGAAGGAGCATCACCATGGCTGATTCCGCTCACTGGCCCAAAGGCTATCGCTGCGCCGTGGTCGTGACCGTCGACTACAACGACATCCACGGCATCCTCACCCAGGCCCCGGAAGTCGCCGGACGCGACAAGACCCTGTCGGTCTGGCGCTACGGCACCCAGCGCGGCGTCGAGCGTTTGCTCGGCCTGTTCAAGGAACTTGGGGTTGCGAGCAGCTGGTTTGTCCCCGGCATTGTCGCCGAGGAAAACCCTGAGCACATCCGCGCGATCCAGGCTGGCGGCCATGAAATCGCCTGCGCCGGATATCGCCATCAGGACTACGACACGCTTGACCTTGCTGCGCAAAGTGCTGATATCGCCAAGGGTTGCGATGCGCTGACAGCGCTGACTGGCCAGCGTCCAACCGGTTTTCGCATTCCCGCCGGCAACGGTGCGCCGGGTTTCATCGAAGCGTTGCGCGATCAGGGCATTCGCTGGTCGTCGTCATGGCGTGGTGATGATCTGCCGTTCGCTCACCCGACCGCGCCGCA of the Pseudomonas sp. MAG733B genome contains:
- a CDS encoding amino acid ABC transporter ATP-binding protein codes for the protein MRSIVKAVSLNKYYDQFHALKDVNIEVEQGEVLCIIGPSGSGKSTLLRCVNQLEKIDKGGLWVDGELVGYRVVGNKLHELNESQIARQRLSTGMVFQRFNLFPHMTVLQNIIEGPCQVLKRSPKEAHEEALELLARVGLADKRNSYPIELSGGQQQRVAIARALAMRPKLMLFDEPTSALDPELVGEVLSVMRDLAQTGMTMIVVTHELGFAREVSNRMVFMDGGQIVEAGSPEEILISPQNPRTQSFISAVRT
- a CDS encoding ABC transporter substrate-binding protein, whose product is MKNFVIPAVLAGVMASGFSFAAELPASIKEKGEIVVAIMPNYPPMDFKDPATNTLTGLDYDLGNALAERLGVKIKWQETGFEQMINALTTDRVDMVLSGMTDTAERQASVTFVDYFTSGPQFYTLQKNKDTNEIVDLCGKKVGTSRRTTFPAEIAEWSKANCEAAGKPAINVIGTEGSADARAQLRQSRIDAAMQGSETLSYLKTQEKDMYKTVGLPISEQFTGLGVSKKKPELSEAVKVALQSMIDDGSYQAILKKWDLELGAIKTVTINAGK
- a CDS encoding polysaccharide deacetylase, producing the protein MSSSPQPTWPDQHKACLALAFDLDGPTGDAMLNGSIWRKPEYFGFGGYGPYRALPRILDLLDEFKIPTTFFVPAWVVENWPRQCQAIVERGHEVAYHGYKHESFYALTLEQQKDVMKLSREVFWKHLHIRAEGFRTPSGDWRAETPAMLVEAGVTYSSSMRGDDRPYLVNVPGHATPLVEIPGRWEMDDYASLAYTRAPNFPSGLDRTASYELTLDNWCREFDGAMNEGLCLTTLFHPKITGKPGRILLLEKLFEHMRQREDVWFATCRDVAHWWLKEHHHG
- a CDS encoding polysaccharide deacetylase, producing MADSAHWPKGYRCAVVVTVDYNDIHGILTQAPEVAGRDKTLSVWRYGTQRGVERLLGLFKELGVASSWFVPGIVAEENPEHIRAIQAGGHEIACAGYRHQDYDTLDLAAQSADIAKGCDALTALTGQRPTGFRIPAGNGAPGFIEALRDQGIRWSSSWRGDDLPFAHPTAPQVIELPLHYELEDDPYFAFNLSPAVPPAQSRIASYSHTLGNLQMDFAGFHRFGLCYVLRLHPEIIATPGRIGVLRELLEGILQHQDVWVTTGAEVAQWWAESAAPVTEDHPASVYERHYRDYLL